ccattAGAtgctttatacaactttttttcacattatgcaGTAGCATTCCACATGatctgtaaacagactttgatatAAAGGAGTTCCCCTgagtttaaaataaatcaataaataatatctGTAATATCAACAAATAACAAATAGGATATATTGTCCCATCGTATCGGCAAACTATTACATGAACTTAACTCTAGTTAATGTGTACAAAGACTCCATTTGCTTTACAAGGATGGTGAAATGACAGGCCACTTGGTCGCCTAACGCAGATGATGCCAGAATGAGTGTGATTTGCTAATCAGCAAAAAGTCAAAAGACCCTCGAGTCCCATGAGCCACATCGCCTCGAGTGCTGGCAGGGAAACACGAACACAACTGACTGTATCAATGATAAACACACTATATATAGCTGCTCATTTGCAGTTTTGAATAATAAATGGTGCTTTATgaggctgtcacacacacaaacaaacacatatactgtatacactcATGCTTAACAAGGCAGTAAGGGagtggagggtgtgtgtgtgtgtgtgtgtgtgtgtgtgtgtgtgtgtgtgtgtgtgtgtgtgtgtgtgtgtgtgtgtgtgtgtgtgtgagtgtgtgagtgtgtgtgtgtatgggggggaTGTGGGTGGGTGGTATAGGGAAGGGGGGAGCATAACAAAGCTAAGCACCACAGTGAGGGAGACAGATGGCAGCAAAGCTTGCTGGTGGAAGACAGACAAACTCTGCTGGATACTTCATTAGCATTATGCAGTGTATTTTTAGAGTTCCCTGACAAGAAGCATGCAAGAGGTAGACACCACCAGAGTGTTTATTATGTGTGTATACGTGGGGCTGTGTGTGTTGGCAGCGTAGTGTGTGCTTCTGTCCTGTGAGGCATGAAGGGGAGGGGAGGCAGTatagagaaaaggaggagaaaaaaaggacagCCCAGCAGGAGTCATTAATATCACCGATCACACACTGAGCCGGATAAAAGCAAACTATGTGAGTGAGTGTAGCACAGATGAAACAGCCTATCCAGCATAAAGCCAGCTAACTCTATCAGCGCTGTGGCTGCAGCAGCACTGAGCAGACAGGAGGAAGGGGGCCATTCGACTAGCCTCAAGCTTTAAATGCAATTAAggcttcagcaccacggacagcgccTTCTCTGCTCCAAAACACTGCAGCCTTGTGGAAACACCTTGTTACAAAAACACCTACAGCCTATCCACATTCACTTCCAATGTTGCACAGACACTGCCTACTTCCTTGGGTGTTCATAATGCCGGAAGCTGCCATGGAAAGGAATGATCCGCTCCATTTCAGCAccaaacacagagaaacatgtAGTGGCTATTGTCAAGCTATGTGCAGGTCCACACGGGGCACACGCACATAGACTCAGATGCTGTATTTTGTGCATGGCTGAGCATAAACTATTGAGACGTGAGGGTCACAGTAAGGGTGCCACCAACCGTATGCTGCCGGTAGTTACTTGTCGGCTGTTGACAAGGGAATCCGTGATGGCCTGTAAAGGAAGGCCGACCATATTAACGAGCCCGTAGAGTCCTCATATGAATGGATCTTAAAAGTAGCGTCTGGAATAACATCATCTCGTTAAAACCGGCTGTATGTTATTTTAAATAGTGTTATCCTCTCTTTCTAAAGCATAAAAACGCAAGCAGGATTCTTGCAAGAAGGAACTCTAAACAAATCTGGCCTGTGCCCATCGAAAATGAATGGCCTTTGCATACAAAATGAAGAACGAATTTTGCATCTGTCTAGATTATCTGCATGGAAAATGGAGCATTTTCTGAATAAATCTAGTCTAATATTGCGACCTACAGTAATAGTAGCATCTAGCCCCCTGAAGCAAAGCTGTAGCATGTGTACTTACTATTAGTTTCGATGCGCTCAGTCAGGATAGCAGTAAGTCCTCCGGGGTGGATCCGCCACGGAAAGCCCAATGTCGGGTTATTTGGTAAAAATATGCATCTTTACAACGATTTTATGGCTATATTAGTATGGCTATAAATGTGCAAGCTGCTCCGTTCGTAAACAGAATGTTACAGAAACAAAACGTATCGTATTCGGCGTTTTTCTAGGTATTGCAGTTACGCATGGCAAAGGTAATAAATGTCAAAATCCATACAAAAAATAGACATGCACTATATACAAACGTATACCCATACACGACGAAAACACCGATTCACCACACTcccctcctttttttctctccccctaCAATCTTGAGCTAATTCACGACGTCATGATGGAGACGCACCGTGCGTAACAGTCCCTCTCTCTCACGCATTTATCTCCCTCCTACCCCAAGATGAAACGCGCTAAGGTCTGGGCCCACAGCAGTAAAATACCACAATGAATCTTACGAGGAGGCTTTGGGTTTATGATAAGCTTGTGCATTTATCCCAACGTTAATAATTATATCACGGCAGGAGACTAGACACGGATGGAGGTGCGGATATGGCGCTGCCTGTGGTATTAACAGTGACTATATTGTTAAGCCTTTTTCTAAAGCCCTTTGGAGATAAGTCGACGAAGCGGCAATCAGTCATTTCTACAACACTGGTCATCTCTGAAATCAAACCCATCGCCTCCTTTATCCTCCTCTTTTGTTTTTCCACCAGCCTCTGCTCCTCTTCTGCCATCTATTCTGAGATCCTGcttcatatttatatatctGCTGAATAATTGAAGGCAGGCTGGGAAAGACATaacctctccctctgtctctcgccATCCCTCTTCCTGCATCTGTAAAACAAGAACTCACATCCTAACCTGCCTCTTGACATTTAATTCTACAAGTCCTACAACATATAAATTAAATAGGAAAATATGGGAATCATACAAGCCCAAGAAGTATGACCTGGTTTATTGATTATAGATATGACAATGCATAAGTTGGAAAGTGACATTCTGACTAAATaacaaatgtcattaaaagggTGAAGACTAATTATTAAGACAGAAGTGAAGGTGGGGTGTTTCAGACAAACTGCAACAATGATTTAAATACACATGACAAACTGTGAACAAATCAGTTCAACAAACGTGTCAAACATTCAAATCAGTTAATTCATGTTACTATACATCTCAATATTTTCCAGCTTTGTAATAATTACATACATTTACAAGTCATTTTCTTGACTTTGTTTCGCATCTTACACTTTGACAATCAAAGtacaatataaaagaaaatttagaaatctaaacaaaaaataaatcataaatctTCAAGTCTCATCAGAAATGGCGCCAGGCTGActaattttattaaaatgttctaaaaaaaaaaataagaataataaaagGGCACACACTTGTTCTTTAAATGGTTCTAAACAGAACCACAGATGAGTTTACAGCTAAGTGCTACTCGTGCTAAATTTGTTACTTGTTCTGTGTCGAGGCACACTTCAAATTACAAGGGCAAATTGtttttgaaatggcaaacaaGAGGAAATGCATTTGTTGCCAAAAAATCCACTCAttcaaatgtaaacaatatCCAAATAATAAAAGTTTGGACAAGGCTGTTGCACCATAAGACTACAGCATagcaacataaaataaaaaagaaaacatggctACAGCTTCATCATCTTAGCTTTAATGGTGTCAGTTTTTGTGTCAGCATATAGCCCTGAATATATGTCATAAATGTCTGTTTAGATAGCTAACTAGGAGTGCATGCTGTCGGAGTGGAAGGAGTCTTTAACATCTTCAAACTACATTCGTCATTTCAGGAATTTTCAAAAAACGCATTCTCTCGTGCCAAAAATAAAGCAATGCTTGCAGCATGTTACTGGAAATAAATATATGAAATGTGAATTCAAACATGCTTTCACTCTGCACTGACAGTGAatcgtttttgtcatttttccctGCACGCTAACTTGATGAGGGGTGGATAGAAGTGTGGATTTCAGCGTGTATGGAGAGACCCTGCGACCCCTCTACCTTGAGACCGGACAAGACTGTAGGGGGAACAACTAGTCCCACCAAATTAGATCAACGATTAGGGAAAgtaagaaatgttttaaaaacatgtCTGTTCAAACAGGGCTTTTAAGCATTCTTCGCTGTTCCTTCATGCTCAAGGAACAAATTCTACCCACAATCCGTCAGAGGGAGtgaatataatgtatatttgtCCTGGAGGCTTGAAAGCTCTTTAGATTCAGTAGTGTTCTAACTAGGCTGCAATATTAACTATTGATCAGTGTCAGCTTTAGAATAATGTTTTGTCAGTCAACATACATGTGCTTATTTACACCATCATATATCAGACATCGATAACTGCATCACACCAGTTTTACATTTGCAGCCAACTTACTGTTTTATACTTTGGTTGGTACCTATGTGTTAGGGATGTTTACCCTAATTTGTACTTTTTGATAACTTAATATACTTTACTTCTGAAGTATATGCTATGACAGCCTCACAAACTGAAGCTTCGGTGGTGCTGCTTGTAGAACTGCTGCTGGCGCTCTTTGGCGCTCGCTTCCGCCAGCTTGTCTCTTCTATCAATCACTccgcctctctctttttccccctCATCCCCGGTTACGCTCCCTACATCGCTGAGGTCCCCGAGGTGCTCAATGGAGTCATATTTCTCTAAGTCGGAAGCGATGGTCTGCAGGCTGAAGACCGAAAGGGAATCCGACCCCGCCCGCTCCCTCTCCTTTTCATTCTCCTTCTCCTTGTATTTCTCCAGGTCAATGGCTGCAGCCACTCGATCCTTCCCCGTCGCACCACCGCCGCAGGCTCCGCCTTCTTTCTTAACTCTGATGTCGGACTCAGCTCCAACGGGGGGACTCCGCCCACCGCAGACACTGGTGCATCCTCCCTTGGCCTGGTCCCTCCCCCTCTGAGCGTGGATTTGCTCGCTGATTTGTTCCAAGTTGCGTAAGGCGATGGAGTAGCGGGTCTTTACTTTGGCTACATGCTGTTCCAGCTGCAGCACTTTGGTCTTGTTCTCCTGGAGTCACACAGAGGGCACAGACACTTTTATCATCAATTTTAACAATGATTTTTAGCGATCGGTATCAAGAACCGGTACTAAACTGCAATATCGATAAGCTCCTGGAAAAAGGGTACTGCTATCGGTTTTTATGTCACGCTGCCGAGTATGgtatgttttttaaactaaaatgtgttAGGCTATACAACAAGTAGCAAACTAAGTAGCTAAAGCGGTCCAGGCTCACTAACATAAGGTGTGCTGACTGACCTTTAAGGTGGACCATCTATTCTCATTTTAATGACAAGCTGCTCCTCAAGTTATTATGCTCAGCTAAACTTAGTGTTAACTGTTCTGGCAACAGATTTTGTATTGCTTATAGTAAGACCAGACATTTGAAGCAATTGATCCTGCCTGATTATGTATAtaggaaacaaataaaaataaaataactgttgaatcttttcatgtctttatttttttttgcaccaaGTTATAGAAGTAGTATCGATAAGAGTATCGGTATAGATAAGCAGTATCGTATCGATAAACATTTATGCCATAACCTACCAGTGACCTCCACTAAATCTATAACATATGGAATATGTTACAGCATCTTTTGCCAACCCAGCAGCATATTTACAACGCAACAGAACAACTGATGTTCTTCATCTTGTCTGTGCTTAAGGTTTCACAAACTGAGGTATTATTGGGCTCTGTATGTCTGCATTACCTCCAGTATGTGGTTGAACTGGGCCTTGAGCTCAAAGTAAGGTTTGGATTTCACAATGACTCTTTTGAGGGACTTTTGCAGCATCTGAACCCGAGCCTCGGCCTCCTGACAGGCGTGTGTGACCCGCATGTGCTCCCTCTCACTGCGGAGTCGCTCTTCCTCAGCTTCGTTCACCTGTGAGAGACACACAGGAGTAGgatgttaaaacacacacacacacacacacacacacacacacacacacagtgttaatAGGTACAAGGCATCGACCACTGTTGTCTCCACTGAAGTTTGATCCTtatttaaagagcccctattatgctttttttggatttgtctcgtcttttagtgtgttatatagttttttgtgtttgcaatacatgtataaagtaaaaaaaaaaataaaaaaaaatttcactccaaatggagcttttctctcccacagacagcactttcTCAACTGCCTAAAAACGGctcgcccacattcctgttggaaattcctcaattaatgatgtcattgattgagacagctagcccagtttttcatttgtgttgcctgagcaagcacagcccgcccAGTGGCTAGTTtaaatttggttgaccaatcacaacagcgtgggccagctgaccaatcagagcagactgggattttcaggaaggcgggccaagagctcagacagaggatggaggcactgcagcaatgggcagtatgagaaacttcaaagcatgtaaacctattgtAGTAGACCCCAATAGTACAAATAAgatgctgaaaaggagtataataggggctctttaactGTCAAACATGAGTCTGACTGTTGTggaagtgcaatgctaaattggTGGGTTACTCTTTTAACAAGACTTCCTCTTTCGTTTAGTATGTAAAAATGCTCAGATAAAATACAAGGTAAGGGAGTTACACTGATTAAGCCTCTTGTTTTATTCCTATGTCACTATCCACCATGTTTTAGACaatattt
This sequence is a window from Sander vitreus isolate 19-12246 chromosome 6, sanVit1, whole genome shotgun sequence. Protein-coding genes within it:
- the sh3bp5la gene encoding SH3-binding domain protein 5-like, a, which encodes MEPGDLRESPAGSGESDVGDWREVIPGGDEEVKAAETNGTILETALRDTCEEVENEKQKGVGEKLHSPYEEELDPRIQEELEHLNEASAEINRLELQLDDARSGYRKILTESARKLNAQSSQLGGCIEKARPYYEARRLAKEAQQETQKAALSYERAVSMHTAAREMVYVAEQGLMADGKNTLDPTWQEMLNHATSKVNEAEEERLRSEREHMRVTHACQEAEARVQMLQKSLKRVIVKSKPYFELKAQFNHILEENKTKVLQLEQHVAKVKTRYSIALRNLEQISEQIHAQRGRDQAKGGCTSVCGGRSPPVGAESDIRVKKEGGACGGGATGKDRVAAAIDLEKYKEKENEKERERAGSDSLSVFSLQTIASDLEKYDSIEHLGDLSDVGSVTGDEGEKERGGVIDRRDKLAEASAKERQQQFYKQHHRSFSL